From one Pontibacillus sp. HMF3514 genomic stretch:
- a CDS encoding manganese-dependent inorganic pyrophosphatase, whose translation MEKTLIFGHKNPDTDTICSALAYADLKTKIGESVEPVRLGEVNGETQYALDTFEAEAPRLVQSVANETSTVILVDHNERQQSADDIDQVRIKEVIDHHRIANFETADPLYYRAEPVGCTATILNKMYRENGVRIEKNIAGLLLSAIISDSLLFKSPTCTQEDIVAARELADIAGVDVNDYGLDMLKAGADLSGKTSEELISLDAKEFNMGGKKVEVAQVNAVDTDEVLARKEELGKAMNATIEEKDLDLFLLVITDILNSNSIAVALGNSGQAVGEAFGVKLEDHTALLEGVVSRKKQIVPKLTEALEK comes from the coding sequence ATGGAAAAAACATTGATTTTCGGACATAAAAATCCAGACACAGATACGATTTGCTCTGCGTTAGCTTATGCGGATTTAAAAACAAAAATTGGGGAGTCGGTAGAGCCTGTACGATTAGGTGAAGTGAACGGCGAAACACAATATGCTTTAGATACTTTTGAAGCAGAAGCACCTCGCCTAGTTCAAAGCGTGGCAAACGAAACAAGCACGGTTATTCTTGTCGACCACAATGAGCGTCAACAAAGTGCTGATGATATTGATCAAGTACGTATTAAAGAGGTTATTGATCATCACCGTATTGCAAACTTTGAAACGGCTGATCCCCTATACTACCGTGCTGAACCAGTAGGCTGTACGGCAACGATTCTGAACAAAATGTATCGAGAAAATGGTGTAAGAATTGAAAAGAATATCGCAGGGTTATTGCTATCTGCTATCATTTCAGACTCTCTATTATTTAAATCACCTACGTGCACACAAGAAGATATTGTTGCTGCACGTGAGTTAGCTGATATCGCTGGTGTAGACGTTAATGATTACGGTTTGGACATGCTTAAAGCAGGTGCCGACTTAAGCGGGAAAACAAGTGAGGAACTGATCTCTCTTGATGCTAAAGAGTTCAACATGGGCGGTAAAAAAGTAGAGGTAGCTCAGGTGAATGCTGTTGATACAGACGAAGTGCTTGCTCGCAAAGAAGAGCTAGGAAAAGCGATGAATGCAACGATCGAGGAAAAAGACTTAGACTTATTCTTACTTGTGATCACAGACATCTTAAACAGTAATTCCATCGCTGTTGCACTTGGTAATTCTGGACAAGCTGTTGGAGAAGCATTTGGTGTTAAGTTAGAAGATCATACGGCTCTTTTAGAAGGTGTGGTTTCTCGTAAAAAGCAGATTGTGCCGAAATTGACTGAGGCGTTGGAGAAGTAA
- a CDS encoding TRAP transporter substrate-binding protein has protein sequence MKKKHLVFFMILLLAIASTYLYLKQENKYPSDDEQAGLNEQIVIKFSHIVAKNTPKGQAAEKFADLVQEKTNNKVRVEVYPNGSLYSEKEAIEALRQGSIQMIAPATSKMSTFFPKLELFDLPYAFPTYDAIYEVFNGEIGTELLESMERENLVGLSYWSNGFKQMTSSKRALINPNDFSNHRFRIMPSDVIEQQFEALNAETSRISFNLTYRNIEQGLIDGQENTISNIYSKKFYKVQDYMTISNHGFLSYVVMVDQEFWSNLPNHIQTAIKDAMEETTAWNQQHAMETNQQALRLLKNSSDIKIHTLSEAEKAAWREKFQAVYDNFEPTIGEEWMDQLIGE, from the coding sequence ATGAAAAAGAAACACTTGGTCTTTTTTATGATTCTATTACTGGCCATTGCGTCTACATACCTTTATCTAAAACAAGAGAATAAGTATCCATCTGATGATGAACAAGCAGGTTTGAATGAACAAATTGTTATTAAATTTAGCCATATCGTAGCTAAAAACACACCTAAAGGACAAGCTGCAGAGAAATTTGCAGATCTCGTTCAAGAGAAAACCAATAATAAAGTAAGGGTAGAGGTGTATCCGAACGGTAGCTTATATTCTGAAAAAGAAGCTATAGAGGCTTTAAGACAAGGGTCCATTCAAATGATTGCACCTGCAACTTCAAAGATGTCTACATTTTTCCCTAAACTAGAACTTTTCGATCTACCATATGCCTTTCCAACTTATGATGCGATTTATGAAGTATTTAATGGAGAAATCGGAACCGAGTTACTAGAATCAATGGAACGTGAAAATTTAGTAGGCCTATCTTATTGGAGCAACGGCTTTAAACAGATGACAAGTAGTAAACGTGCATTAATAAATCCTAATGATTTTTCCAATCATCGTTTTAGAATTATGCCCAGCGATGTAATTGAACAACAGTTTGAAGCTCTTAATGCTGAAACTAGTAGGATTTCTTTTAACTTAACGTACCGAAACATTGAGCAAGGCTTGATTGATGGACAGGAGAATACCATCTCAAATATATACTCAAAAAAGTTTTATAAGGTCCAAGATTACATGACAATCAGTAATCATGGATTTTTAAGCTATGTTGTCATGGTGGACCAGGAGTTTTGGAGCAATCTACCTAATCATATTCAAACCGCGATTAAAGACGCGATGGAAGAAACAACTGCTTGGAATCAACAACACGCAATGGAAACAAATCAGCAAGCCTTACGATTACTTAAGAACTCATCTGATATTAAAATACATACATTATCAGAGGCTGAAAAAGCTGCATGGAGAGAAAAGTTTCAGGCTGTATATGATAACTTCGAGCCTACTATCGGGGAAGAATGGATGGATCAACTCATCGGGGAGTAA
- a CDS encoding sensor histidine kinase — protein sequence MTIKQLPIQVKITILSFGVVLFTLLISSIFLIGNVENLKKEELRKRSMITARTVAQLPEIKQNITLDDGWENINPVVDRIRIINDADYIVVMNNQRKRFSHPNHSMIGTYSSGVDENEAFARHSYTTLAKGEEGLAVRALVPILNNKSEQVGVVIVGNLLPGFSALLLDMKKEILIMLFLTLLFGISGSGLLARHIKNQMYHLEPYELKRILEERTATFNAMHEGVIAIDTEKRITVFNHKAKEMLGVSGDVIGKPIQSILYDTRLPEILELEKPIFNQELTVNDTNLMSNRVPILFDHNVLGAVAIFQDRTEVTKIAEELTGVKAFVEALRVQNHEHMNKLHTIAGLIQLGNKDKALNYVFNITEEYEDLSSFLSENIGNDSLAGLLLSKVSRGKELGIHVHIDRKSHLNKFPPDLDKHDFVLLFGNLFENAFTALQQSESHEKYVEVSLEQDDELCSILIEDSGIGISEEDQKQIFKEGFTTKSEEGHGIGLSLVKNIVDKGEGTINIYSKPNQGTSFVITFPMDRRGSA from the coding sequence ATGACGATTAAGCAGCTTCCTATTCAGGTTAAAATTACAATCCTTTCTTTTGGGGTTGTTTTATTTACGCTATTAATTTCAAGCATTTTTCTGATAGGAAATGTGGAAAACTTGAAAAAAGAAGAGCTAAGAAAAAGGTCTATGATTACTGCTCGAACAGTTGCTCAGCTTCCAGAAATTAAGCAAAATATCACATTAGATGATGGATGGGAAAACATTAATCCAGTCGTAGATAGAATTAGAATTATTAATGATGCAGACTACATCGTTGTAATGAATAATCAAAGGAAACGATTTTCCCATCCTAATCATTCCATGATCGGAACATATTCTAGTGGGGTGGATGAAAACGAAGCTTTTGCACGTCATTCCTATACGACTTTAGCAAAAGGAGAAGAAGGCCTGGCTGTAAGGGCTCTTGTTCCCATTCTAAATAATAAATCGGAACAAGTTGGTGTTGTGATTGTAGGAAATCTCTTACCCGGTTTCTCTGCACTCCTTCTTGATATGAAAAAAGAGATCCTGATTATGCTTTTCCTTACATTATTATTTGGAATTAGTGGATCTGGACTTCTTGCTCGACACATAAAAAATCAAATGTATCATCTAGAACCATATGAATTAAAGCGCATTTTAGAAGAGCGAACAGCTACCTTCAATGCTATGCATGAAGGAGTCATTGCGATAGATACAGAAAAAAGGATTACTGTATTTAACCATAAAGCAAAAGAAATGTTGGGAGTTTCTGGAGATGTGATTGGGAAGCCTATTCAATCCATTCTATATGATACTAGGCTTCCAGAAATATTAGAATTAGAGAAACCTATTTTTAATCAAGAATTAACAGTAAATGATACGAACTTAATGAGTAATCGAGTTCCAATTCTATTTGATCATAATGTGCTTGGAGCGGTTGCTATATTTCAGGATCGAACGGAAGTAACTAAAATAGCTGAAGAACTAACAGGTGTAAAAGCTTTTGTTGAGGCCCTTCGAGTACAAAACCATGAACACATGAATAAACTACATACCATTGCTGGACTGATCCAATTGGGTAACAAGGATAAAGCTTTAAATTATGTGTTCAATATCACGGAAGAATATGAAGATCTATCAAGCTTTCTTAGTGAGAACATCGGTAACGATAGCTTAGCAGGTCTTTTGTTAAGCAAAGTAAGTAGAGGGAAAGAGCTTGGAATTCATGTTCATATCGATCGGAAAAGTCATTTAAATAAGTTTCCACCTGATTTAGATAAACATGATTTTGTATTGTTATTTGGGAATTTATTTGAGAATGCTTTTACTGCACTTCAGCAATCTGAGAGTCATGAAAAATATGTAGAAGTAAGTTTAGAACAAGATGATGAATTATGTTCTATCTTAATCGAAGATAGCGGAATCGGGATAAGCGAAGAGGATCAAAAGCAGATCTTTAAAGAGGGCTTTACCACGAAGAGTGAAGAGGGTCATGGAATTGGACTATCACTTGTAAAGAACATTGTAGATAAAGGGGAAGGAACCATAAATATTTATTCCAAGCCCAATCAAGGAACGAGCTTTGTGATTACATTCCCAATGGATCGAAGGGGGAGCGCGTAA
- a CDS encoding response regulator produces the protein MIRVLLIEDDPMVQEVNKQFIEKVEGFKVVEKAGNGKEGIEKIERYKPDLVILDVYMPNQNGLEVLYHIRKEQFPVDVITVTAANDQETIRKMLQNGAVDYIIKPFKFERIQQALENYKRYTSKLSEKTAVSQDYIDEILHKKVEESSEDADIPKGLNQLTLDQISKYLDQQREAKSAEDVAEGVGLARVTARRYLEYMKKIGHIKLDMQYGGVGRPVNRYIKK, from the coding sequence ATGATTCGAGTTTTATTAATTGAAGATGACCCTATGGTACAGGAAGTGAACAAACAGTTTATAGAAAAGGTAGAAGGATTTAAAGTAGTTGAAAAGGCGGGGAATGGGAAGGAAGGGATCGAGAAAATTGAAAGATATAAGCCTGATTTGGTAATTCTTGATGTTTATATGCCAAATCAAAATGGCTTAGAAGTTCTATATCACATTCGAAAAGAACAATTTCCTGTAGATGTAATAACGGTCACTGCAGCTAATGATCAAGAGACGATCCGAAAAATGCTTCAAAATGGTGCTGTAGATTACATCATAAAACCATTTAAATTTGAGCGAATTCAACAAGCGTTGGAAAACTATAAAAGATATACAAGCAAATTATCTGAAAAGACCGCTGTTTCACAAGATTATATTGACGAAATTCTTCATAAAAAAGTGGAAGAGTCTTCTGAAGATGCGGATATTCCCAAAGGGCTTAACCAATTAACTTTAGATCAAATCTCTAAATATTTAGATCAACAAAGAGAAGCCAAATCAGCTGAAGATGTTGCTGAAGGTGTAGGGCTTGCTCGTGTAACAGCAAGAAGGTATCTAGAATATATGAAAAAAATTGGCCATATTAAGCTGGATATGCAATATGGTGGGGTAGGAAGACCTGTGAATCGTTATATAAAAAAGTGA
- a CDS encoding TRAP transporter substrate-binding protein, with amino-acid sequence MQKKLSLILSTILLIGVLAGCGARSSETSGDGSSSGGEGDNKNEEKITIKFSHVVAENTPKGKAANMFEDLAEKYTDGKVDVQVFPNSQLYNDDEVLSAVQQNNVQMAAPATSKVSKLFPEWQIFDFPFAFEDTQAVQEAMESEKIGGKLFKMLKDQNLLGLSMWDNGFKQMTLDEHALIKPEDFKGQKFRVMSSKVLEAQFEAVDANPTPMPFSEVYSALEQGVIDGQENTLSNIYSKKFHEVQDYMTISNHGYLGYAVITNDEFWTGLPDDVRSSLEKALDETTKWVRENGERLNNENLEKIKEDGTLKEIHKLTDEEKQAWIKAMDPVYKQFEDEVGKDLIEAVKALRKK; translated from the coding sequence ATGCAAAAAAAGCTTAGCTTAATTCTATCCACTATTCTTTTAATAGGGGTTTTAGCAGGATGTGGTGCACGTTCTTCAGAAACGTCAGGTGATGGATCTTCATCAGGTGGAGAAGGAGATAATAAGAATGAAGAAAAGATTACGATTAAGTTTTCACACGTAGTTGCAGAAAACACACCTAAAGGAAAAGCGGCAAATATGTTTGAAGATCTTGCTGAAAAGTACACAGATGGAAAAGTAGATGTACAAGTGTTCCCAAATTCTCAACTTTATAATGACGATGAAGTGTTATCTGCAGTTCAGCAAAACAATGTTCAAATGGCAGCTCCAGCAACATCAAAGGTGTCCAAGTTATTCCCGGAATGGCAGATTTTCGATTTCCCATTTGCATTTGAAGACACACAAGCTGTACAAGAAGCGATGGAAAGTGAAAAAATCGGTGGAAAACTTTTTAAGATGCTAAAAGATCAGAACTTACTAGGCTTATCCATGTGGGATAACGGTTTTAAACAAATGACTCTTGATGAACACGCTTTAATTAAGCCTGAAGATTTCAAAGGTCAGAAGTTCCGTGTTATGTCTAGTAAAGTACTAGAAGCACAATTCGAAGCGGTAGATGCTAATCCTACTCCAATGCCGTTTAGTGAAGTATATAGTGCATTAGAGCAAGGGGTTATTGATGGACAAGAAAATACACTTTCTAATATTTACTCTAAGAAATTCCATGAAGTCCAAGACTATATGACGATTAGTAACCATGGTTACCTTGGATATGCAGTTATTACAAATGATGAATTCTGGACAGGTTTACCTGATGACGTTCGCTCTAGCTTGGAAAAAGCACTAGATGAAACAACAAAATGGGTTCGTGAAAATGGTGAACGTCTAAATAACGAAAACCTTGAAAAGATCAAAGAGGACGGTACATTGAAAGAAATTCATAAGCTAACAGATGAAGAGAAACAAGCTTGGATTAAAGCTATGGATCCAGTGTACAAGCAATTTGAAGACGAAGTAGGCAAGGACTTAATTGAGGCAGTAAAAGCCCTTCGTAAGAAGTAA
- a CDS encoding TRAP transporter small permease, translating into MKVLNSIINKFEEIVVIISLAVATILTFIEVILRKFFGSSLGFTHELVVYLLITAGLIGASIGVREKVHLGVDIVIQQFPLGLQKTIVIVTQMASVLFCLIIAILGVQQVQNIAKFGQVTPEMEIPFFIPLLIVPISFGLMTLRFTQQLIQSIRTPAKGLLQEEDDAVHE; encoded by the coding sequence GTGAAAGTATTAAACTCCATCATTAACAAATTTGAAGAGATTGTTGTGATCATCAGCTTGGCAGTTGCAACGATTTTAACATTTATTGAAGTTATCTTACGTAAATTTTTTGGATCAAGCCTTGGATTTACACATGAGTTGGTAGTGTACCTTCTTATAACAGCTGGTTTAATTGGTGCATCCATTGGTGTTCGTGAAAAAGTACACCTTGGGGTAGACATTGTCATTCAACAATTTCCATTAGGGCTACAAAAAACGATTGTCATCGTTACTCAAATGGCTAGTGTTTTATTTTGTTTAATCATTGCTATATTAGGTGTGCAACAAGTACAAAACATTGCTAAATTTGGACAAGTAACCCCAGAAATGGAAATTCCTTTTTTTATACCACTTCTTATCGTCCCAATTTCATTTGGGCTTATGACGCTACGGTTTACTCAACAGCTTATTCAATCTATAAGAACGCCAGCTAAAGGGTTGCTTCAAGAGGAGGATGATGCCGTTCATGAATAA
- a CDS encoding TRAP transporter large permease, which translates to MNNALQTNETEVHQNLSKRSLPKMVSSSLVLLVSLTGILYSMQTNNMGLALFSLLFLLMLLGVPIAISLGLASFLTIYYFTTDPLPDLAGKVFSGLNHFTLMAIPFFVLAGNIFTRGGVANRLIKLTNSWVGHIPGGLSVAGIVSCTLFAAISGSSPATVVAIGGIMIPAMVNHGYSKSYAVGSISTAGSLGILIPPSIPMIVYAVTVEQSVGKMFLAGVIPGILLMLLLSAVSFFIANRKNYARAEKATYKERMIALKNAFWSLMLPIVVIGGIYSGVFTPTESAAVAVILGLVVGLWIHKDLMVKELPGILVDSAKTTAMLFFIITMAMTFAHILTLERIPHTIADVITGWNVGPIMFLLIVNILLFIAGQFMEPTAIITILAPILFPVAVALGIDPIHFGVVMVVNMEVGMITPPVGLNLYVASGITKMPLVDVTKSAIPWLIAVVIGLILVTYVPAISLWLPNLLYR; encoded by the coding sequence ATGAATAACGCCCTACAAACAAATGAAACAGAAGTTCATCAAAATCTTTCAAAACGTTCTTTGCCGAAAATGGTGTCATCGAGCCTTGTTCTTTTAGTCTCCTTAACTGGGATACTTTATTCCATGCAAACGAACAATATGGGATTAGCCTTATTTTCACTGCTATTTTTACTTATGTTATTAGGCGTGCCCATTGCCATATCTCTAGGGCTAGCTTCGTTTCTAACGATCTACTATTTTACAACAGATCCTTTACCAGATTTAGCGGGGAAGGTATTTTCAGGCTTAAACCATTTCACGCTTATGGCCATACCGTTTTTCGTTTTAGCAGGTAATATTTTTACTAGAGGTGGCGTAGCCAATCGGTTAATTAAACTAACGAATTCTTGGGTGGGGCATATACCTGGTGGCTTATCTGTTGCAGGAATTGTTTCTTGTACGTTATTTGCTGCTATTTCAGGTTCTTCTCCTGCTACGGTTGTAGCGATTGGAGGGATTATGATTCCTGCGATGGTGAACCACGGATATAGTAAAAGCTATGCTGTAGGTTCCATTTCAACAGCCGGCTCATTGGGGATTCTAATTCCACCAAGTATCCCGATGATTGTATATGCTGTCACTGTAGAACAGTCAGTGGGAAAAATGTTCTTGGCTGGAGTCATACCTGGAATATTACTGATGCTGCTTTTGTCAGCAGTTAGTTTTTTTATTGCGAACCGCAAAAATTATGCTAGAGCTGAAAAAGCTACTTATAAAGAAAGAATGATAGCTCTTAAAAATGCTTTTTGGAGCTTAATGTTGCCGATTGTTGTCATTGGTGGGATTTATTCAGGAGTGTTTACACCAACAGAGTCCGCAGCAGTAGCCGTTATACTTGGATTAGTAGTAGGATTGTGGATTCATAAGGATCTCATGGTCAAAGAGCTACCTGGTATATTAGTAGACTCTGCCAAAACAACGGCGATGTTATTCTTTATTATCACCATGGCCATGACCTTTGCTCATATCTTAACACTTGAACGCATTCCACATACTATTGCTGATGTAATCACGGGATGGAATGTAGGACCTATTATGTTCTTACTTATTGTTAATATTCTATTATTTATCGCAGGTCAATTTATGGAACCGACAGCGATTATTACGATTTTAGCTCCTATTTTATTCCCGGTTGCGGTAGCCCTCGGAATAGATCCAATTCATTTTGGGGTTGTGATGGTTGTGAATATGGAAGTTGGTATGATCACACCGCCAGTAGGGCTGAATTTGTATGTTGCAAGTGGAATTACCAAAATGCCTCTTGTAGATGTTACAAAGTCTGCAATACCATGGCTGATTGCTGTTGTTATTGGTCTTATTCTAGTGACCTATGTGCCAGCTATTAGTTTATGGTTGCCTAATTTACTTTACAGGTAA
- a CDS encoding MFS transporter, with protein MIEARTRTFWTTTIALSIGSLVIFANVYFTQPILPVFTEEFGITPLESSMSVSLVILALGISLFFYGPLSDSYGRRGIMIITMLLGSLLTFALVIVPSFKLLLLIRIFQGILLAGLPSLALAYIGEEYSSNSIALAIGLLISGNTIGGMFGRIFSGTITDIYGWRTAFLLMGCINLILAIVFILLLRKSRNFQPKPFNWKEAMQNYKGHIQNKELRFAYIIGGLHFFLFVGHFNYVTFLLSKPPYNLPSTWLGLLFLTYLAGTLSSSIAGKVSLRIHKTYCIAIGIGIMFIGFAVTLIPSVFAIILGLLLNCFGFFFAHSTASSWVSKRAFYSKASASGLYLISYYIGGSLGPFYLDPFWNWMGWGGIVLGCYIVLGTTLYCTRALYKIERNIGGESVEKRELSYHSR; from the coding sequence TTGATTGAAGCACGAACTAGAACATTTTGGACTACAACTATAGCATTGAGCATCGGTTCCTTAGTGATCTTTGCTAATGTATATTTTACTCAGCCCATACTACCAGTTTTTACAGAGGAATTTGGGATTACCCCTCTCGAATCTAGCATGTCGGTATCCCTTGTCATTTTGGCATTAGGGATATCTTTATTCTTTTATGGTCCTTTGTCCGATAGTTATGGCCGAAGAGGAATTATGATCATTACGATGCTTTTAGGGTCTCTTCTAACTTTTGCGCTTGTGATCGTCCCATCTTTTAAATTGTTGCTTCTCATAAGAATTTTTCAAGGAATCCTTTTAGCTGGTTTGCCTTCACTTGCTTTAGCCTATATAGGAGAAGAGTATTCCTCTAATTCCATTGCCTTAGCGATAGGTCTCTTGATAAGTGGGAACACAATAGGAGGTATGTTCGGCAGGATTTTCAGCGGGACAATAACGGATATTTATGGCTGGCGTACGGCTTTTCTATTAATGGGATGTATCAATCTAATCCTAGCTATTGTGTTTATTCTATTGCTTAGGAAGTCACGGAACTTCCAACCGAAACCTTTCAATTGGAAGGAAGCTATGCAAAATTATAAAGGGCATATACAAAATAAAGAGCTTCGTTTCGCTTATATTATAGGTGGATTACACTTTTTTCTTTTTGTTGGTCACTTTAATTACGTGACGTTTCTACTTAGTAAACCACCTTACAATCTACCATCCACTTGGTTAGGGCTGCTCTTTCTTACATATCTTGCTGGGACATTGAGTTCCTCTATTGCAGGGAAAGTGTCGCTTAGGATACACAAAACCTATTGCATTGCTATCGGAATAGGGATTATGTTTATAGGTTTCGCTGTAACGCTTATACCAAGTGTATTTGCCATCATTTTAGGGCTTTTATTAAATTGCTTTGGCTTTTTCTTTGCTCATTCTACTGCAAGCTCATGGGTGAGTAAGAGAGCTTTTTATTCAAAAGCCAGTGCATCTGGACTTTATTTAATTTCTTATTATATTGGTGGAAGTCTAGGTCCTTTTTATTTAGATCCTTTCTGGAATTGGATGGGATGGGGAGGAATTGTCCTCGGTTGTTATATCGTATTAGGGACTACGCTGTATTGTACAAGAGCCTTGTATAAAATTGAACGAAATATTGGAGGCGAAAGTGTTGAAAAACGTGAGCTTAGCTATCATTCCAGGTGA
- a CDS encoding tartrate dehydrogenase has product MKNVSLAIIPGDGVGREVMPGAVDVLNTIADIHGGLSFQNTWYPYSCDYYLKHGRMMAEDGLDQLRQHDHIFLGAVGNPKLVPDHISLWGLLIEIRREFQQVINVRPAKTLTGIESPLRQNEGFDFVVVRENSEGEYSEVGGRIHQGDDEIAIQNAIFTRKTTERVMKYAFSLAENRKRHVLSATKSNGIVHSMPFWDEVFKDVGEGYPSIDQASSHIDALAASLVSKPHELDVVVASNLFGDILTDIGAAIMGSIGVAPAANLNVNGKHPSMFEPVHGSAPDIEGKGIANPIGQIWTGKMLLDHIGEHELGTLLLNTIEGVLADGFKTQDIGGTTSTEEVTSEIIRRLKK; this is encoded by the coding sequence TTGAAAAACGTGAGCTTAGCTATCATTCCAGGTGATGGTGTCGGAAGAGAAGTAATGCCTGGAGCGGTGGATGTATTAAATACAATAGCAGACATCCATGGTGGCCTATCCTTTCAGAACACATGGTATCCGTATAGTTGTGATTATTACCTTAAACATGGTCGAATGATGGCGGAGGACGGGCTAGACCAATTAAGGCAGCATGATCACATTTTTCTTGGTGCTGTTGGAAATCCGAAGCTTGTTCCGGATCACATATCACTCTGGGGATTATTAATTGAGATACGAAGAGAGTTTCAACAAGTGATTAATGTGCGACCAGCAAAAACATTAACGGGTATTGAATCTCCTTTACGTCAAAATGAGGGCTTTGATTTTGTCGTTGTGCGTGAAAATAGTGAAGGAGAATATAGTGAAGTTGGAGGTAGAATCCACCAAGGAGATGATGAAATAGCTATTCAAAACGCTATCTTCACGAGAAAAACGACAGAGCGTGTAATGAAATATGCCTTTTCGTTGGCTGAGAATCGAAAGAGACATGTCTTGAGCGCTACAAAATCAAATGGAATTGTGCACTCCATGCCTTTTTGGGATGAAGTGTTCAAAGATGTTGGGGAAGGTTATCCTTCTATAGATCAGGCTTCCAGTCATATTGATGCATTAGCAGCTTCGCTAGTTTCAAAGCCACATGAACTGGATGTTGTTGTCGCGAGTAATTTATTTGGAGATATACTGACGGATATCGGAGCTGCCATTATGGGAAGTATCGGAGTAGCACCAGCTGCTAATCTAAATGTAAATGGAAAGCATCCATCTATGTTTGAACCTGTGCACGGATCAGCACCAGATATTGAAGGGAAAGGGATCGCTAATCCAATTGGACAAATATGGACAGGGAAGATGTTACTGGACCATATAGGTGAACATGAATTAGGTACTCTTCTGCTAAATACGATTGAAGGGGTACTAGCTGACGGTTTTAAAACTCAGGATATAGGTGGAACTACTTCTACAGAAGAAGTGACCTCAGAAATTATTCGGCGCTTAAAAAAATAA
- a CDS encoding Gfo/Idh/MocA family protein, whose translation MKQINVGIIGCGSITKNRHAPEYQENQHVKEIVFYDRNPERAHALAETFNGRVAETIEDLLNDPSISAISDCSSNENHPINTTKAMQKGKHVLCEKPLATSLEEAEKMVETQRISGKKLMVAHNQRFDAPHQKAKEIIHNEGLGEVLKFKTTFGHKGPEHWGHNKTNSTWFFKKDRSVSGVVGDLGIHKIDLLHYLLDDEITDGHSFKGALDKVDENGKPIEVCDNLVCALKTKKGRIGTASFSWTYYGKQDNSTTIYCEKGIIKLYPEKDIPLVIETNDGEVQKPELPHHPNSGVVNAFVESIIKDTEPLITGKDALISLKVVDMLLN comes from the coding sequence ACCTGAATATCAAGAAAACCAACATGTAAAAGAGATTGTGTTTTATGACCGAAACCCTGAACGCGCCCACGCCCTAGCCGAAACATTCAATGGCCGTGTGGCAGAAACCATTGAAGATCTACTCAATGATCCATCTATTTCAGCAATTAGTGATTGCTCTTCTAATGAAAATCATCCGATTAACACCACAAAAGCAATGCAAAAAGGTAAACATGTTTTGTGCGAAAAACCTCTAGCGACTAGTTTGGAAGAAGCCGAAAAGATGGTTGAAACACAACGCATCTCAGGTAAAAAGCTAATGGTTGCTCATAACCAACGCTTTGATGCCCCTCACCAGAAAGCGAAAGAGATTATACATAATGAAGGGTTAGGTGAAGTCCTTAAATTTAAAACCACTTTTGGCCATAAAGGACCTGAACACTGGGGACATAATAAAACGAATAGTACGTGGTTTTTTAAAAAAGATCGTTCTGTATCAGGTGTCGTTGGAGACCTTGGTATCCATAAAATTGATCTCCTCCATTACTTATTAGATGATGAAATCACGGATGGACATTCCTTCAAAGGAGCTTTAGACAAGGTTGATGAAAACGGGAAACCGATCGAAGTGTGCGATAACCTCGTTTGTGCATTAAAAACGAAGAAAGGTCGTATCGGTACTGCTTCATTTTCGTGGACTTATTATGGGAAACAAGACAACAGCACAACGATCTACTGTGAAAAGGGAATCATCAAACTCTATCCGGAAAAAGATATTCCTTTAGTCATTGAGACCAATGATGGCGAGGTTCAGAAGCCTGAATTGCCCCACCACCCAAACTCTGGTGTTGTTAATGCTTTTGTCGAATCGATTATTAAGGATACAGAACCTTTAATTACAGGTAAGGATGCTTTGATTTCGTTGAAGGTTGTGGATATGTTGTTGAATTAA